One Candidatus Binataceae bacterium DNA window includes the following coding sequences:
- a CDS encoding acyl-CoA dehydrogenase family protein, with the protein MDFNYSPEQEAYRMQVRGWLEANQPPPLTDDERSRISEDLLWERNKKWHKKLYAGGWIGLSWPKEYGGRGASFIEQLIFQQELARLNLPIGINVLGIIMNGPALMQWGTQEQKKRYLQPILEAEEIWCEGMSEPGAGSDLASIQTRAELQGDSFVVNGQKVWTTGAQRSQFCQLFVRTDPAVPKHKGMSALIVDMRSPGVTVKPLKQITGDADFNEIFFEDVRVPKENLLGPLNAGWQVLVATLMHERFGISETIGGGEVILSQLVELAKAIPLNDSPAADDDEIRQSIAQFACEVTAKKYSGLRALTKRLKGQQPGAESSIGKLVSTDLSQRMTKFASRVLGTYATLERHSMFAPDGDWMRRQLWVEALTIAGGSSAVQKNMIGERILQLPKG; encoded by the coding sequence GTGGACTTCAATTATTCGCCCGAGCAGGAAGCCTATCGGATGCAGGTGCGGGGCTGGCTCGAAGCCAATCAGCCGCCGCCGCTGACCGACGACGAGCGCTCGCGCATCAGCGAGGACCTGCTATGGGAGCGCAACAAGAAGTGGCACAAGAAGCTCTATGCGGGTGGCTGGATCGGACTAAGCTGGCCAAAGGAATACGGCGGCCGCGGCGCCAGCTTCATCGAGCAACTGATCTTTCAGCAGGAGCTGGCGCGGCTCAATCTGCCGATCGGGATCAACGTTCTCGGCATCATCATGAACGGTCCGGCGTTGATGCAGTGGGGAACTCAGGAACAGAAAAAGCGCTACCTGCAGCCGATTCTGGAAGCCGAGGAGATCTGGTGTGAAGGGATGTCCGAGCCGGGCGCCGGTTCAGATTTAGCCTCGATACAAACGCGGGCCGAACTCCAGGGCGACTCCTTCGTCGTCAACGGCCAGAAGGTCTGGACGACCGGGGCTCAGCGCTCGCAATTCTGCCAGCTCTTCGTCCGCACTGACCCCGCCGTTCCCAAGCATAAAGGCATGAGCGCATTGATCGTTGATATGCGCAGCCCCGGCGTCACGGTGAAGCCGCTCAAGCAAATTACCGGCGACGCCGATTTCAACGAGATCTTTTTCGAGGACGTCCGCGTGCCCAAGGAGAATCTGCTCGGCCCGCTCAACGCCGGATGGCAGGTGCTGGTCGCGACGCTGATGCATGAGCGCTTCGGCATCAGTGAGACGATTGGCGGCGGCGAAGTCATCCTGTCGCAGCTAGTCGAGCTCGCGAAGGCTATCCCGCTCAATGATTCGCCGGCGGCCGACGACGACGAAATCCGTCAGTCGATCGCGCAATTTGCTTGCGAGGTGACGGCGAAGAAATACAGCGGTCTGCGCGCCTTGACCAAACGCCTCAAGGGGCAGCAGCCGGGCGCGGAATCCTCGATCGGCAAGCTGGTCTCGACGGACCTCTCGCAGCGGATGACGAAATTCGCCTCGCGCGTGCTGGGGACTTACGCCACCCTCGAGCGCCACTCGATGTTTGCTCCCGACGGCGACTGGATGCGCCGCCAGTTGTGGGTCGAAGCCCTGACAATCGCCGGCGGCTCATCCGCCGTGCAGAAAAACATGATCGGCGAACGCATCCTGCAACTGCCGAAGGGGTAA
- a CDS encoding type II toxin-antitoxin system VapC family toxin, which produces MPNYLYLDTSAVLRAVLESGTSPAIEGLIGAASILITSRLSLVESSRALHRLRQLGQVSEARLADAQRELSAIWTRCELWELTPSVCERARHVAPGKPLRTLDALHLATFVLAREKLEGLELVTVDERLQAALQTV; this is translated from the coding sequence ATGCCCAACTACCTTTACCTGGATACCTCCGCCGTCTTGCGCGCGGTTCTGGAGAGCGGAACCAGCCCGGCGATCGAAGGGCTGATCGGCGCCGCCTCGATCCTGATTACTTCGCGGCTGTCGCTAGTCGAATCTTCGCGCGCGCTTCACCGCTTGCGGCAACTCGGACAAGTCAGCGAAGCCCGGCTCGCTGATGCGCAACGCGAGCTTAGCGCGATATGGACGCGATGCGAGCTCTGGGAGTTGACGCCTTCGGTATGCGAGAGGGCGCGCCATGTCGCCCCGGGGAAACCATTGCGAACGCTCGATGCTCTTCACCTCGCGACCTTCGTCTTGGCGCGAGAAAAACTGGAGGGTCTCGAACTCGTGACCGTCGATGAACGCCTGCAAGCCGCGCTTCAGACCGTCTAG
- a CDS encoding PfkB family carbohydrate kinase translates to MGSPTAELMADLMFPDVKPLRIVVAGEVILDRYVWGDVERISPEAPIPVLRTHRREEKPGNAGFVMANLCALGARPAALTVIGADANGEKLHEIFRNLGIDTRTLMVDPERPTIVKERLLGSVQSANRGTQQLLRVDQEDLRPLTPKREQMFTARIAGALQRADAVLVSDINKGLLTPAVLRALIDAANRRAIPIIVDPRLSDDYSIYRGATVLTPNRYETERATGIKLTDRDAWRTAAEKLIDQLQLKACLITLDREGMYLAERGGRSQYLSTSPREVFDVTGAGDIVLTFFGMLAAAGLSYASAAAIANLAAGLEVSRMGAEIISREDLVRALQPAYSSHEVKILSARELDGALARERRAGRKIVFTNGCFDLLHAGHLQILGFSRAQGDLVVVGLNSDRSVRQLKGADRPIHAAADRARLLAALEMVKYVVIFDDTRAEEIIRRVRPDVLVKGEDYHGQIVDGQSFVESYGGRVALAPLLKGHSTSITVARLRNANEGSR, encoded by the coding sequence GTGGGATCGCCGACCGCCGAGCTGATGGCTGACCTGATGTTCCCCGACGTTAAGCCGCTGCGGATCGTGGTGGCCGGCGAGGTCATTCTCGACCGCTACGTCTGGGGCGACGTCGAGCGGATTTCGCCCGAAGCTCCGATTCCCGTCCTGCGCACTCATCGGCGCGAGGAGAAGCCCGGCAACGCCGGCTTCGTGATGGCGAATTTGTGCGCGCTCGGCGCGCGTCCGGCGGCGCTCACCGTGATCGGCGCCGATGCCAACGGTGAAAAGTTGCACGAGATTTTCCGCAATCTCGGCATCGATACCCGCACATTGATGGTTGATCCGGAGCGCCCGACCATCGTCAAGGAGCGCTTGCTCGGTTCGGTGCAGTCGGCCAATCGCGGCACCCAGCAACTGTTGCGCGTCGATCAGGAAGACCTGCGCCCGCTCACCCCGAAGCGCGAGCAAATGTTTACCGCGCGCATCGCCGGGGCTTTGCAGCGCGCCGACGCGGTGCTGGTCTCGGACATCAACAAAGGCCTTTTGACCCCCGCAGTGCTGCGTGCGCTGATTGACGCCGCCAACCGTCGCGCGATCCCGATTATCGTCGATCCGCGCCTCAGCGACGATTATTCGATCTATCGCGGCGCAACCGTCCTGACCCCCAACCGCTACGAAACCGAGCGCGCCACCGGCATCAAGCTGACGGATCGCGACGCCTGGCGCACCGCGGCCGAGAAACTGATCGACCAGCTGCAGCTTAAAGCCTGCCTGATCACGCTCGATCGCGAGGGCATGTACCTGGCTGAGCGTGGCGGCCGCAGCCAGTATCTGTCGACCTCGCCGCGCGAGGTCTTTGACGTTACCGGCGCCGGCGACATCGTGCTGACCTTCTTCGGGATGCTCGCCGCGGCCGGGCTGAGTTATGCCTCGGCGGCCGCGATCGCCAACCTCGCCGCGGGCCTCGAGGTCTCGCGAATGGGCGCCGAGATTATCTCGCGCGAGGATCTGGTGCGCGCGCTGCAACCTGCCTATAGCAGTCACGAGGTCAAGATTCTTTCCGCGCGCGAGCTCGACGGCGCCCTCGCGCGCGAACGCCGCGCCGGCCGCAAAATCGTCTTCACCAACGGCTGCTTCGACCTGCTGCACGCGGGTCACCTGCAGATCCTCGGGTTTTCGCGCGCGCAGGGCGATCTCGTCGTGGTGGGGCTCAACAGTGATCGTAGCGTGCGCCAACTCAAAGGCGCCGATCGGCCGATTCACGCCGCCGCCGACCGCGCGCGCCTGCTCGCGGCGCTCGAGATGGTCAAATACGTCGTCATCTTCGACGACACGCGCGCCGAGGAGATCATCCGCCGCGTGCGCCCCGACGTGCTCGTTAAAGGCGAAGACTACCACGGTCAAATCGTGGACGGCCAGAGCTTCGTCGAGTCCTATGGGGGCCGCGTCGCCCTCGCGCCGCTGCTCAAGGGCCACAGCACGTCGATTACGGTCGCGCGCCTGCGCAACGCGAACGAGGGATCACGCTAG
- a CDS encoding tyrosinase family protein, which yields MDIRRNHRDLSPAQKAAFVHAVLALKNNVDSTLHPGAQKRYDDFVEVHKNAMTGPAMFEPMPHGTSLFFPWHRILLRQFEVALQSAANDSSITLPYWDWNYADASNPFTADFLGGDGDRAQGGRVTTGPFAFIAGAFQILVWDDAAGDPGLRREFGEDATAWLPTSSDISAGLAKTPYWPGPSSFESVSEGVLHNPVHRWVGGNMADATSPNDPVFFLHHAFLDLLWERWKHQHPTIDQYTPLNGAPGRDLDSTLVFNAPTEPSPWTGTWTIRQTLDPAGLGFGYA from the coding sequence TTGGACATCCGTCGCAACCATCGTGACCTCAGCCCCGCGCAGAAGGCGGCGTTTGTTCATGCCGTTTTGGCGCTCAAGAACAACGTCGACAGCACGCTTCACCCAGGAGCACAAAAGCGATACGACGATTTTGTCGAAGTACATAAGAATGCGATGACCGGGCCTGCGATGTTCGAGCCGATGCCACATGGCACATCGCTCTTTTTTCCGTGGCATCGTATCTTGCTTCGGCAGTTCGAAGTTGCGCTTCAGTCCGCTGCAAACGATTCTTCGATCACGCTGCCATATTGGGACTGGAATTACGCTGACGCGAGCAATCCGTTTACCGCCGATTTCCTGGGTGGAGACGGCGATAGAGCCCAAGGAGGTCGTGTCACGACGGGACCTTTCGCTTTTATCGCAGGCGCCTTCCAAATCCTTGTATGGGATGACGCCGCCGGAGATCCAGGCTTGAGACGCGAGTTTGGCGAGGACGCGACGGCTTGGTTGCCAACGTCCAGCGATATCTCAGCGGGTCTCGCCAAGACGCCTTATTGGCCGGGGCCCTCCAGCTTCGAAAGCGTTTCGGAGGGTGTTCTGCATAATCCAGTCCATCGATGGGTTGGCGGAAACATGGCCGACGCGACATCTCCAAACGACCCTGTCTTCTTTTTGCACCACGCCTTCCTGGACCTGCTCTGGGAGCGATGGAAGCATCAGCATCCGACCATAGATCAATACACTCCGCTGAACGGCGCCCCAGGACGAGACTTGGATTCCACGTTGGTCTTTAACGCGCCGACTGAACCGTCGCCTTGGACAGGAACATGGACGATTCGGCAGACCCTCGACCCCGCTGGACTCGGATTCGGCTACGCATGA
- the mreC gene encoding rod shape-determining protein MreC, which translates to MRSSFLRRNGVILTAGTLLILGLHLILSGTRPGARASRPAIALIELLRPVQAFEAGFSDETSGFVHDYLELVGTRRENDALRKELAELESERARTSELEAENQRLGDLLELRDALAMKAVAANVIGSDATGLSRTLIIGQGSHSGFRRDMAVIAAAGVVGKLIAVAPDAARVMLIDDHNSALDAIDQRSRARGIVGGVIDDGLTMKYVGRTEDLKPGDTIVTSGMDGIFPRGLLVGKVAQVSQEGPGLFLNVELSPAADFRKLEQLLVLTQKPPELQIDADDRN; encoded by the coding sequence GTGAGAAGTTCCTTCCTCCGGCGTAACGGCGTGATACTAACCGCCGGTACGCTGCTGATTCTGGGCCTGCATCTGATTTTGTCGGGGACGCGACCGGGCGCGCGGGCCAGCCGACCGGCTATCGCACTGATCGAATTACTCCGGCCGGTGCAAGCCTTCGAGGCAGGCTTCAGCGACGAGACGAGCGGGTTTGTCCACGACTATCTAGAGCTGGTGGGGACGCGACGGGAGAACGACGCGCTGCGCAAAGAACTCGCCGAGCTCGAAAGCGAGCGTGCGCGGACGAGCGAGCTGGAAGCGGAAAACCAACGACTGGGCGATCTGCTCGAACTGCGCGACGCCTTGGCGATGAAGGCCGTCGCCGCCAATGTGATCGGCAGCGACGCCACCGGGCTCTCGCGCACCTTGATCATCGGACAGGGCTCGCACAGCGGTTTTCGACGCGACATGGCCGTGATCGCCGCTGCGGGCGTCGTCGGCAAGCTGATCGCGGTGGCGCCCGACGCCGCGCGCGTGATGCTGATCGATGATCACAATTCGGCGCTTGATGCGATCGATCAGCGCAGCCGGGCGCGCGGTATCGTTGGCGGAGTGATCGACGACGGCCTCACGATGAAGTACGTCGGCCGCACCGAGGACTTGAAGCCCGGCGACACGATCGTAACCTCGGGCATGGACGGGATCTTCCCACGCGGCTTGCTCGTGGGCAAGGTCGCGCAGGTCTCGCAGGAAGGTCCGGGGCTGTTCCTCAACGTCGAGCTGTCGCCGGCTGCGGATTTCCGTAAACTTGAGCAGCTACTGGTGCTGACGCAAAAGCCGCCCGAACTGCAGATCGACGCCGACGATCGGAATTGA
- the mrdA gene encoding penicillin-binding protein 2, with the protein MARFARRGKHRPIPRLEPRIAGLLAVMLAVLTAAAVRLYYLQLIKHHEMAELADRNRIRLQRLPALRGLVYDVRHRPLVDSHPSFAAVMVPEDAPDIAATSARLEKLLGQDGVAKKLDDADDQGRPDFEPVIVDEHLKWPQVVALETHQLELPGVSLEVEPRRHYIYGTLAAHLLGYVGEVTVRDLNRLPDYRMGDEIGKFGLERTWEQSLRGDSGGQEIEVDSVGRRLRTLRDIPERPGNSVVMTLDLDLQQVAEQAIGDRAGALVAIDPNTGYILAMASHPAFDPNTFTGGITPAMWRALTTDPAHPLSNRVIQGVYPPGSTFKLVDSIAALEDHTLTPQTAYGCAGGIYFGGREYRCWRKQGHGSISLHRAIVESCDVFFYNVGQHLGIDRLAAWAHALGLGKKSGIDLDNERAGVMPSTEWKERRFGERWYPAETLSVSIGQGYVGATPLQLADLAEAVANGGTLFKPQFVKEIDAIDGSTVKVFPPIVQSQAHIDPEVLELVRAGMAGVVNQPDGTAHGAKMDNVVVAGKTGTAQVVKEAQGERTKENALPEEYRDHGWFIAFAPLDHPQIAIACIIEHAGHGGSTAAPAVKAVMQKFFELNPPQGGLPAKNPDAQHYAVDPLAD; encoded by the coding sequence GTGGCCAGATTCGCCAGGCGCGGTAAACATCGGCCGATTCCGCGGCTCGAGCCGCGGATTGCCGGACTACTCGCGGTGATGCTCGCCGTGCTGACCGCGGCCGCGGTCAGGCTCTACTACCTGCAACTGATCAAGCATCACGAGATGGCCGAACTGGCCGATCGCAATCGGATTCGGCTGCAGCGCCTGCCGGCGCTGCGCGGGTTGGTCTACGACGTTCGTCACCGGCCGTTGGTTGACTCCCATCCGTCGTTCGCCGCGGTGATGGTGCCGGAGGACGCGCCGGATATCGCGGCAACCTCGGCGCGGCTCGAAAAGCTGCTGGGCCAGGACGGCGTGGCCAAGAAGCTCGACGACGCCGACGATCAGGGGCGTCCGGATTTCGAGCCGGTGATCGTCGACGAGCATCTCAAGTGGCCGCAGGTGGTCGCCCTCGAGACGCATCAGCTCGAATTGCCCGGCGTCAGCCTCGAGGTCGAGCCGCGCCGCCACTACATCTACGGAACGCTCGCCGCCCATCTGCTCGGTTATGTCGGCGAAGTAACGGTGCGTGATCTGAATCGGCTCCCCGACTATCGGATGGGCGACGAGATCGGCAAGTTCGGGCTGGAGCGCACCTGGGAGCAGAGCCTGCGCGGCGACAGCGGCGGCCAGGAGATTGAAGTTGATTCGGTCGGGCGGCGGTTGCGGACGCTGCGCGACATTCCCGAGCGCCCCGGTAACAGCGTGGTCATGACGCTTGATCTTGACCTGCAGCAGGTGGCAGAGCAGGCGATCGGCGATCGTGCCGGAGCGCTCGTCGCGATCGACCCCAACACCGGCTACATTCTCGCGATGGCGAGTCATCCGGCCTTTGACCCGAACACCTTTACCGGCGGCATCACGCCGGCGATGTGGCGGGCTCTAACCACCGATCCAGCGCATCCCTTGTCGAATCGCGTGATTCAGGGGGTCTATCCGCCGGGCTCGACCTTTAAACTGGTCGACTCGATAGCGGCTCTTGAAGATCACACCTTGACGCCTCAAACCGCCTACGGCTGTGCGGGCGGAATCTATTTCGGCGGCCGTGAGTATCGATGCTGGCGCAAGCAGGGCCATGGCAGCATTTCGCTGCATCGGGCGATCGTGGAATCCTGCGACGTCTTCTTTTACAACGTCGGCCAGCATCTCGGGATCGATCGCCTCGCGGCGTGGGCGCATGCGCTGGGTCTCGGCAAAAAGAGCGGGATCGATCTGGATAACGAACGGGCCGGCGTGATGCCTTCAACTGAATGGAAGGAGCGGCGCTTCGGCGAACGCTGGTATCCGGCGGAAACCCTCTCGGTCTCGATCGGCCAAGGCTACGTCGGCGCGACGCCGCTGCAGCTTGCCGATCTCGCCGAGGCGGTGGCCAACGGCGGGACGCTGTTCAAACCGCAGTTCGTCAAGGAGATTGACGCGATCGACGGCAGTACGGTCAAGGTTTTCCCGCCGATCGTCCAGAGTCAGGCCCATATCGATCCCGAGGTCCTGGAATTGGTGCGAGCCGGGATGGCCGGGGTGGTCAATCAGCCCGACGGCACCGCGCACGGCGCCAAGATGGATAATGTGGTCGTTGCGGGCAAGACCGGGACTGCCCAGGTGGTCAAGGAGGCGCAGGGCGAACGCACCAAGGAAAACGCCCTGCCGGAAGAGTATCGCGATCATGGCTGGTTCATCGCTTTCGCCCCGCTCGATCATCCGCAGATTGCAATCGCCTGCATTATCGAGCACGCCGGCCATGGCGGTAGCACGGCCGCGCCGGCGGTCAAGGCAGTGATGCAGAAATTCTTCGAGTTGAATCCGCCGCAAGGCGGCCTGCCCGCAAAGAATCCTGACGCCCAGCATTACGCGGTTGATCCGCTCGCGGACTAG
- a CDS encoding rod shape-determining protein encodes MAFSSFFGWFSHDLAIDLGTANTLIYVKGQGIVCNEPSVVAVQKDSRGGRRVLAIGAEAKKMLGRTPGSIVAIRPLKDGVIADFEITESMLKHFIQKTHNRKLLVRPRIVICVPFGITAVEKRAVRESAESAGAHEVYLIEEPMAAAIGAGLPITEPTGNMIVDIGGGTTEVAVISLAGVVFSRSVRVAGDKMDEAIIQHIKRKYNLLIGERTAELIKITIGSAYPGNEIQTMEIKGRDLVAGVPKIIEITDEEIREALMEPVHQVVESVRIALERTPPELASDIVEKGIVLAGGGSLLRNLDVLLREETGLPVTLADDPLTAVVMGAGKVLDELSLLRDVTVD; translated from the coding sequence GTGGCTTTTTCATCATTTTTCGGTTGGTTCTCGCACGATCTTGCGATTGATCTGGGCACCGCCAATACGCTGATCTACGTCAAGGGCCAAGGCATCGTCTGCAACGAACCTTCGGTGGTGGCGGTGCAAAAGGACTCGCGGGGCGGCCGGCGCGTGCTGGCGATCGGCGCCGAGGCGAAGAAGATGCTGGGTCGCACGCCCGGCTCGATCGTCGCGATTCGGCCGCTCAAGGACGGCGTCATCGCCGACTTCGAGATCACCGAGAGCATGCTCAAGCACTTCATACAGAAGACTCACAATCGCAAGCTGCTGGTCCGCCCGCGGATCGTAATTTGCGTGCCGTTCGGGATCACCGCGGTGGAGAAGCGCGCCGTGCGCGAATCGGCGGAATCGGCCGGGGCGCACGAGGTCTATCTGATCGAGGAGCCGATGGCGGCGGCGATCGGCGCGGGCCTGCCGATCACGGAGCCGACCGGCAATATGATTGTCGACATCGGCGGCGGCACGACCGAGGTGGCGGTGATTTCGCTGGCCGGGGTGGTCTTCTCGCGCTCAGTGCGGGTGGCGGGCGACAAGATGGACGAGGCGATCATCCAGCACATTAAGCGCAAGTATAATCTGCTGATCGGTGAGCGCACGGCCGAGTTGATCAAGATTACAATCGGCTCCGCTTACCCGGGCAATGAGATTCAGACGATGGAGATCAAGGGTCGCGATCTCGTTGCGGGCGTACCGAAGATTATCGAGATCACCGACGAGGAGATTCGCGAGGCGCTGATGGAGCCGGTGCATCAGGTGGTGGAGTCGGTGCGGATCGCGCTTGAACGGACGCCGCCGGAGCTGGCCTCGGATATCGTTGAGAAGGGCATTGTACTGGCGGGCGGCGGCTCGCTGCTGCGCAACCTTGACGTGCTCCTGCGCGAGGAGACCGGGCTGCCGGTAACGCTCGCGGACGATCCGCTGACCGCGGTGGTGATGGGCGCGGGCAAGGTGCTGGACGAGCTGTCGCTGTTGCGCGACGTCACCGTGGATTAG
- the rodA gene encoding rod shape-determining protein RodA, which produces MAALDRRVIYHFDWTVFVLALALGGMGVLSVLSATWGNTRHGLDPLVVRQLTWVGLGAALMTAAALFDYRSLSSYAYLIYAVTVGLLIVVAVAGHSTGGSRRWINLGVLKLEPSEIAKLAVALVMVRYLREEPPRGGWKLRHVVIPALLLALPAGLVLKQPDLGTALILVLITATLIFVGGLNWRTAAILMIAAALAAPLGWHYLKSYQRERLVSFLNPQSDPLGSGYHIIQSEIAIGAGGAWGKGLFKGTQARLNFLPEQTTDFIFAVFAEEFGFAGAMLLLGLYTVLILRGAWIARHARDRFGALLAVGVTGIIFWQVAINVGMASGMLPVVGITLPLVSYGGSSLIAMMAAMGVLISINTRRFLF; this is translated from the coding sequence ATGGCGGCGCTAGACCGGCGCGTCATCTATCATTTCGACTGGACGGTGTTCGTGCTGGCGCTGGCGCTGGGCGGGATGGGCGTACTCAGCGTGCTCAGCGCGACCTGGGGCAATACGCGCCACGGGCTCGACCCGCTGGTCGTGCGGCAGTTGACCTGGGTTGGTCTCGGCGCGGCCCTGATGACGGCGGCGGCGCTCTTCGATTATCGCTCGCTCAGCTCCTACGCCTATCTGATCTATGCGGTCACGGTGGGACTGCTGATCGTGGTCGCGGTCGCCGGTCACAGCACGGGCGGTTCGCGGCGCTGGATCAACCTCGGAGTGCTGAAGCTCGAGCCGTCCGAAATCGCGAAGCTGGCGGTGGCGCTGGTGATGGTACGTTATCTGCGCGAGGAGCCGCCGCGCGGCGGCTGGAAGCTTCGCCACGTTGTCATTCCCGCCTTGCTGCTCGCGCTTCCGGCCGGACTGGTCCTAAAGCAGCCCGACCTCGGTACGGCGCTGATCCTGGTGCTGATCACGGCGACCCTGATTTTTGTCGGCGGACTGAATTGGCGGACGGCGGCGATCCTGATGATCGCGGCAGCGCTCGCAGCGCCGCTGGGCTGGCATTATCTCAAGTCTTATCAGCGCGAGCGGCTGGTAAGCTTTCTCAATCCTCAGTCGGATCCGCTCGGCTCGGGCTATCACATTATCCAGTCCGAGATCGCGATTGGCGCGGGCGGCGCGTGGGGCAAGGGGTTGTTCAAGGGCACGCAGGCGCGGCTGAATTTTTTGCCCGAGCAGACCACGGACTTTATTTTTGCGGTCTTCGCCGAGGAGTTCGGTTTTGCCGGCGCGATGCTCCTGCTGGGACTCTATACGGTGCTGATCCTGCGCGGCGCTTGGATCGCGCGGCACGCCCGCGATCGCTTCGGCGCGCTGCTCGCGGTCGGCGTCACCGGGATTATTTTCTGGCAGGTCGCGATTAACGTCGGGATGGCGAGCGGGATGCTGCCGGTCGTCGGGATCACGCTGCCGCTGGTGAGCTACGGCGGTTCGTCGCTGATCGCGATGATGGCGGCGATGGGGGTGCTGATCAGCATCAACACGCGACGCTTTTTGTTCTGA